The genomic stretch caagatgtgagatacgagcaagatgtgaggtacgagcaagatgtgaagtacgtgcaggatgtgctctgcctgcttgtctaatgttgataacaaaaatatgcacgccactgcagtctatataagatttccccctaagaggctcagggtcttgctttcctaaccggtcctgcatgtccgtgtgggagctcgaccctggctagccagtccaataaactctgctttgttgattgcattcacgcctggctctctgtctctcgggggaataggattccgggtcctaacatttggaggttccaccgagatttcattttctcgagagacagaacctgcctgcgagaaagcaggggcgatcccaagtcctaggcgttgggaggggatcccagaccctcatttggaggaacttgagtgttccatttgggccgcggcggggattcggccaatccccagggagattcattctgggaatctcgcaaggaggaccacagggtcctattgggagaggctttcctctcatttgggctcgagcattttaggaaccctggcgccaggtgaagaactaattgagctagtcgaccgaccacccgtcaagtggacgcctttcggcctgatatcccagttggacggtgaggaggttgaatggggtgcgcaccagtgtgagagaaggaccggtccgagcgagtgctggagagtgttgtgtgtgtgtggaattattgttgcctttaccctttttgttctatctctcttggtgtttgagtctccttccacaatgggacagggacaaacaaccccaaagtctctgatcctttctcactttccagaagttaaagaaagggccttaaatgcgggtctggtcatcaagaaaggtaagttcgacaccttttgttctgcagagtggcccacctttggagtcgggtggcccattcaaggttccctctccctagacctgatcactaaggttaaagcagtcatttttcagccagacaatcgaggccatccagaccaagttccttacattttggtttgggaggatctggtgaggaaccctcccccttggttaacagtttttctgacccacccctccagttcggcccccggggctaaaaccccagtcacgcccgccttggtcataaaggaggaggaaaaacttcctcttcccaccttgaccggtcctcaaattagggcatctccttcaccatctccggtcttaccagagagttcccccctttacccatccctcgcaggggcagaggaagatcggccgcctccatacgtgactccccctggccaagccagtgccccggaggaggaaatttcctcatcctcctcaacaggactggcagcaggaggaggaatgggtcgaagacttcgcccccgagggatccgggaaagggagggggaagacgggcccccctcatcaacacagggggaggaaactgtccctacacttccagtccggatggtgggccaagggggaccgggaggagggcaacagtttcagtactggcccttctcctccagtgatctatataactggaggacgcagaacccacccttttctgaagaccccaagtgtctcatagatctcttggagtccatcatgcatacacaccgtcccacttgggatgactgtcatcagctgctcaatactctttttacgacggaggaacgagagcgcatcctcaacgaagcgaggaagaacgtcttgggggataatgggagacccacaactctccaaccggccatagacgaggcttttcccctacgccgccctaattgggatttcgggaccgcagaaggtagggagcgtcttcggatctaccgccagactcttatggccggtctccgagcggccgctagaaggcccaccaattttgcaaaagtaaaagcagtcattcaaggggaaaacgaaagcccagccggtttcttagagcgcctccatgaggcataccgtcagtacaccccgattgaccctgaggcggacctccaccggtctgctgtggtactctcattcattaatcaggcagccccagacattaggagaaaactcaataaacaggaaaacttaggggagatgactataagggaaatgctacaggtagcagaaaaagtctttaccgctagggaaactccagaagaaagggaggaaagacagagaaaggaagacagggaagcccaggagaaattgagaaaggaggaccgggagttccaggctaaggaaaaccgaaagcaacagagagaaatggctcgtattttcctagcgggtgtccgggaccaacccagaggagggggccacgccaggaccccggataaggaacactgtttttactgtaaggaaacggggcattggaagagagaatgtcctaagttaaagggaagaagagggtttggaaggagaccgggggaaaacagggaaagggaacgagcagtagagcaggccagagtcctactagccggagaagaggactgaaggagacggggctcagaccccctccccgagtcctgggtaacaatgcatgtggaggggaagccgatggggttcatggtggataccggcgcccaatattcggttttaaacaaggcacatggacctttgaacaaggcacgaacaagtgttgttcagggggccaccggtacgcagttatgtacatggactaccaaaagaaaggtgaacttaggaaaacaccaggtcacacactccttcttggtcgtccctgagagccccgctcccctgctcggacgggacctactcaccaaaataggggcccatatccattttgaaccagatggaataattgtgactgatcgagaagggagcccgattcatgtcttgtccctatcattggctgacgagcatcgtctgtttgagagtcaacaggaaccaggaggggacatgactcattgggtaaaaagatttcccacggcctgggcggagactgcgggaaccggcctcgccaaacacctcccgcccgtagttatacaattgaaggcttctgctctccccattcgggtgaaacagtatcctatgcctgaggaggcccgaagaggcatagcccctcatatccacaggctaataaaggaaggagtactgcgaccttgtcagtctgcctggaatactcctctgctccccgtccgaaagccgggaagcggggactataggcctgtgcaagacctacgaaaggtaaacgagcggacggaggacattcatcccaccgttccgaatccctataccttgctcagccacctacccccctcgcaagtatggtatacaacccttgatttgaaagatgctttcttcagcattccattgtcagaaattagtcagccgctatttgctttcgaatggcaagaagatgggggccaatccggacagctcacttggaccagactgccgcaaggatttaaaaactctcccaccctgtttaatgaggccctgagccaggacctggaaccttttcgtcggagccacccacgagtcactctattacagtatgttgatgacttactgttagcggcagaaacccgagaggagtgcatcaaggctactgaacacctgctaacggaattaggtgagctggggtatcgggcaagtgccaagaaaactcacatctgtaaaaggtcagtgacatatttgggttatcggattgcagatggggcaagatggctgactgatgccatgaaacagactattctggctatcccatccccgacatccactaggggggtgagagaattcctgggctccgcggggttctgtagactctggattccaggatttgcggaaatagccagacccctatatgaggccaccaaagaagctccagattggagttggggagagagagaacaacaggcctttgatcagctaaaagacgctcttttgcaggcccctgccttagccttgccagatcctacaagaccattcactctgtttgtagatgagaaaaagggggtagccaaaggagtcttgacccaacagctaggtccctggaagagaccagtggcatacttttccaagaaattagacgcagtagcggcaggatggcccccctgcctccgcatcatagcggccattgccgtgctggtgagagaagccgataaactaacctttggacaggccctctgggtaacggcccctcacccggtggagggaatccttaaacaaccccctgggaaatggatgacgaatgccaggctcacccactaccaggggctcttgttggattcccctcggatcacattcacagatcccgtaatcttgaaccctgccaccttgttgcctaacccggaactgcagacacctgtccataactgcaaagaattcctctccgaagttacacaggtacgggctgacctaaaggatacccccctgtccggctgcaaattaaactggtacacggatggaagcagttttttccaagatggagcccgaagggcaggggcagctgtagtcgaccaagaaggaaatacggtatggagcagcgccctcccacccggaacatcagcccaaaaagcggaattaattgccttggcagaggccctggagagggcaaaaggaaagcgagtcaatatctacaccgatagccgctatgctttcggtaccatccatgtccacggggccatctatcgcgaaagaggattccgcacagcagaaggaaaacatctaaagaacctagccgaagtccagcgtctattaatggcagtggaaaaaccgaaggcagtggcagtgaggtatgtcccaggccaccagtctgccaagacgccggaagctgtcggtaacaacagagcagatcaagaagcaaagagagtagcaatggtgagtcctcccatggagacagggcaaccttccacggttgcggcgatagacgtgccggtcccagagctccctccgctacccccccgaccagaatactccacagaggatttcacttggatgagagcccactccccctttagagaaggggaagacggatggaaaagcgacttggaaggcaagttaattctgcctgaaaaactcggacgattcctgttggctaacttacataagtccacccatttggggcggagaaaattactagacttgttgacatctgcgcagctccgatttccgaaccagaccatagcagtccgccaaattgtggaagattgtgccagctgcacaatcatgaaaccaggacgaagggaggggcaccatacaggtactcgggaacgggggagggctccgggaagaagttgggaagtggattttactgaggtaaaaccgggaaagtttgggtacaaatatttgctggtattcatagataccttttcaggctgggtggaggcttttcctacaaagaaggagacgagtcaggtagtggcaaaggctttgctagaggaaatcatacccagatatggggtgcccgaggcaattgggtcagataacggtccggcttttgttagtaaggtcctgcagggactagcccagactatgggggccaattggaagctacattgtgaatataacccccagagctcagggcaagtagaaaggatgaataggacactaaaggagactttagccaaattggccctggagactggcggtgattgggtggcgctccttcccttggccatcttccgagtccggaactccccctatgtccatgggctaactccctttgagatcctgtatggggctccaccccccatcattcagaggaccttaagcccagaactaggtgatctggccccaaattacctgaccatgttgcaggctttagctaaagtgcaacaacggatttggcccttaattcaagcataccacgctgttaagagggacccggctccggaacatggcatagtcccgggtgacatggtatgggttaaaaggcatcagtccaaaaccctagagcctagatggaaaggaccttatgttgtactgtttactacccctaccgccctcaaggttgatggcatcggaccttggatccaccactcccacgtgcgtcgagccaatcatcaaaaacaagaaggggtcaaggagtggactgtacggcggcacccagacaacccattaaagctaaagcttttgtggccccgggaacatgcagagccttcaggagcagccacggatggggtggctgatcgctctgatcttgctcaatgcccagagcgggagcctcgcagaaaccaaccctcaccagccctataagcaaacctggatactcaccgatggggagactcataccaccctcaacgagactactcgcactgcccccataggaacttggtggccggagcttcagttctgcttcagagacatcaatcctgcctacaagtctactgccccggagtcagcccgacgttatgggttttatgcctgccccggccacaaaaagaaccaggaatgtggggggatacaatactccttctgtaggtcatgggcatgtgtcacatccaatgatagtgaatggaaatgggggatatcaaaatcagacctagtcaaatttgcctttgtaaatgggatattaagggggcacagaattccaatacccacccataaatgccagcccacggatctagatagaatcaaggtcactttcactgaaactggcaagaaggacacccctgggtggatacaaggtaaggtatggggacttgtattttataaatatggtggacatgctggctcgaccatagtggtcagattaaaaattgagcccatagggccaccgtccacagcagtaggccccaataaggtacttaggccgcccaatgtaaagccatctccccaaccttccacaactcaccaccttccctcaaccatagctcgggctaatgttacaactccaagaccatcagaaaccagccctcccctggtgaggcccagtctcatgaccgcatctaaagaccccctctgggggctaatgggtgctgccttcctgacgttaaaccacaccaaccctaacatgactaactcctgttggttatgttatgatgtgaggcccccattctatgaggcaatagggctaaacaccactcacgatacctcatctgaggaaaaccctactcaatgttcctggggagaccgtaagagaggtctgaccatacagcaggtaaacggccaaggaacctgcttaggaaaagtgccaaagaacagacgggacttatgtactgttattaacgccagttctacctggggaaatgctattaaatgggtaattccaaaggacaatgggtggtggctatgctcgcggtccggactcaccccatgcctatcaactaaggtgtttaacagctctaaagaattctgtgttatagtggttgtgctgccccgcatcctctatcattcggaggaaagtctatattcatactggaatataggaacaggtgagagaaagaagagagagcctatttctacactaaccattgctaccctacttagcctaggggtggctggggcagggaccggcatagcctccctggctactcaacataaagggatgtcttcgctgcgcgcagccatagacgaagatatagagagaatagaaacctccattagccacttagaaaaatccctcacttctctgtctgaggtagtacttcaaaaccgacgaggtctggacttgttgttcctccaaaaagggggactatgtgttgctctaggggaagaatgttgtttttacgctgaccataccggagttgttcgtgactccatgtctaaactccgaaagagcctggaacaaagaaaacgagaaaaagaggcaggggaaagctggttcgagtcttggtttaaccagtccccatggttggctacccttttatctgcactggcagggccaataataatcatcctactgcttgttaccataggaccctggattctaaaccgacttatgacttttgtcaaaagtcgaattaatactatccaacttctggtcctccgccaacaatatcaggctcttcatcctctcgaggatgattcctcaatttaggccataagaaaggggggaatgaaaggaatatgaggtctcagcgggccccaacccccttgttggagaaaccagtaccaaacatcccatgtagataagataagcaatgcggcagggctcagttagggcatatagaatgtgaggaatgcaagatgtgagatacgagcaagatgtgaggtacgagcaagatgtgaagtacgtgcaggatgtgctctgcctgcttgtctaatgttgataacaaaaatatgcacgccactgcagtctatataagatttccccctaagaggctcagggtcttgctttcctaaccggtcctgcgtgtccgtgtgggagctcgaccctggctagccagtccaataaactctgctttgttgattgcattcacgcctggctctctgtctctcgggggaataggattccgggtcctaacaaggGCAGccctaactctagcctgcctcagaagCAGCTACGTGGATTTGACAAAGGACCAGTATACAACCTAAGACTCAGGCTCAGTTGGGTGAATGGCAGAAGAAGATGAAAGGTGACAGTGGAGGAAGACAAGATGTCCTTGACATGATGGTGCTGTGGAAGGCAGGGCAGCAGAAAATGGTAGAACTGTTGATAAATGAAAACACGACTCCGTGCTGGCTGTGGGACCTTTGGAGCATCACTGATGCTGGGAGTCCCTTTCTGAGCCATACTCTGAGCAGGCATGGTGTTTTGTACTTTCTCATCGAGCAACGGGTGGGGCTGTTTGAAAGTCTATTGAAATATACTTGAAATATTTGTTATACAATGATATcaacacaaaaagaaatcctAAAGGAAAAACTAATCCGTAATCTTATTATGTTAATAAACCAActattattcttatttcttctgttccttccCAGCACTTTtccacaggcatgtgccagctTCCTGGTTGGTCTGTTTGGTCAGCTGGATCACAGTAATCCAGCTGGCACCTCAGTGTCCTTACCTGTCATCCTTTGCTGTTTGTTAAATGTCCTACATTTGCAGCAACCTACCCTGAAGTCAAATGTTTGTGGCTGATATTTGGGTTCCACTTTCCTTATCTTACAGGATTCTGGCAACCTCCCCTTTCCAGTGTTTTGCAGGTCCTGCCTTTAGCTGACctgcatataaaaaaaaaaaaaacttatataaAACTTACataagccaggagccagtggctcacacctataatcctagctacttaggagctcAGATCCAGGGAATGGAGATAAAAGGCCAACCTGATCCCCTCACAACCAATAGGTGGGGGCGGTAGCCAGCACCTGTCATCTCTAGCAatgcaagaggctgagatcaggaggattgcagttccaggcagACCTGggggaaaaagtttgcaagatctcatctcaaaggGAAAAGACAGGAtgtggtgacatgcacctgtcatcccagcaatggtaggaagcataaataggaggactgtgatcaACACTGGCCTGGTCAAAGAAGGAGAGcctaatttccaaaataactaggacTGGGccgatggagtagctcaagtgctagagtgcctgcccagcaagtgtgaggccctgagacaaaaataaataaataaccagggcaaaaagagctggaggcatggcttaagcagtagagaaaactcaaaaccctgagttctaaccccagtaccaccccaaaaaacaaaaccaacaaacttAAACTAGACTGGTGGTGAACTCAGTAACAGAGCCCATGCTAACTAAGTATGTGTAAAcccgtgggttcaatccccagcaacccCAAAAATGTGCATAGGAACTATCTAAGTTCATAAAAATGTACCAAAGCTTATATAAATTCACATGTGTAAACTTTTATCTATAGGAAATATTGGTACCTTCCAGCTCAGCGTAGTGTGGGGAGTAGAATCTGCTCTTCCTAGTACATCCGTGGGAAATTCTATCAATATTCCTACAAGATTTATTCTAAGGTGATATCCATGTGATTTTCTCTGAATGGCTTTAGGAATCACCTGTCACATCAACAatctttgcatttctgtaatcTCCTGTCTTTTTATTGAATTGTTGTTTCTTGATTAACAGGCCTGGATTCTTAAAGGTAAATTCCCCGAGTGGGGCTGTGAAGGAAGGAa from Castor canadensis chromosome 5, mCasCan1.hap1v2, whole genome shotgun sequence encodes the following:
- the C5H3orf33 gene encoding protein C3orf33 homolog isoform X1, with product MQSLQEQPRMGWLIALILLNAQSGSLAETNPHQPYKQTWILTDGETHTTLNETTRTAPIGTWWPELQFCFRDINPAYKSTAPESARRYGFYACPGHKKNQECGGIQYSFCRSWACVTSNDSEWKWGISKSDLVKFAFVNGILRGHRIPIPTHKCQPTDLDRIKVTFTETGKKDTPGWIQGKVWGLVFYKYGGHAGSTIVVRLKIEPIGPPSTAVGPNKVLRPPNVKPSPQPSTTHHLPSTIARANVTTPRPSETSPPLVRPSLMTASKDPLWGLMGAAFLTLNHTNPNMTNSCWLCYDVRPPFYEAIGLNTTHDTSSEENPTQCSWGDRKRGLTIQQVNGQGTCLGKVPKNRRDLCTVINASSTWGNAIKWVIPKDNGWWLCSRSGLTPCLSTKVFNSSKEFCVIVVVLPRILYHSEESLYSYWNIGTGERKKREPISTLTIATLLSLGVAGAGTGIASLATQHKGMSSLRAAIDEDIERIETSISHLEKSLTSLSEVVLQNRRGLDLLFLQKGGLCVALGEECCFYADHTGVVRDSMSKLRKSLEQRKREKEAGESWFESWFNQSPWLATLLSALAGPIIIILLLVTIGPWILNRLMTFVKSRINTIQLLVLRQQYQALHPLEDDSSI